The Methanoplanus sp. FWC-SCC4 genome has a window encoding:
- a CDS encoding DUF2551 domain-containing protein, which translates to MRSAADLKNEIEKRLKNYLSRDKNGIRRTLLNIFVKAKSLTIAETHKRLADKFEVSYQSVASMVGIIASRIGIFHVIKSKDNDQTCYKLKDQYADLVERAVSCT; encoded by the coding sequence ATGAGATCAGCGGCAGATCTGAAAAATGAGATAGAAAAGCGTCTCAAGAATTATCTTTCAAGAGATAAGAATGGCATTCGACGGACGCTGCTGAATATCTTTGTTAAAGCAAAATCCCTTACCATTGCGGAGACTCATAAAAGACTGGCAGATAAATTTGAAGTCAGTTACCAGTCAGTTGCATCAATGGTTGGCATTATAGCTTCAAGAATTGGCATATTTCATGTAATTAAATCCAAAGACAACGACCAGACCTGCTACAAATTAAAAGATCAATATGCCGATCTTGTAGAACGTGCAGTGTCCTGTACCTGA
- the trxA gene encoding thioredoxin codes for MSKPVLMDFYAEWCGPCKMQTPILEQLKSMMGDSIEIKKIDVDESMDAAVKYGIQVVPTLIIEKDGKVEHRLEGVTPADTLQSLILPLLD; via the coding sequence ATGTCAAAACCAGTACTGATGGATTTTTACGCTGAATGGTGTGGTCCATGTAAAATGCAGACTCCGATTCTCGAACAGTTAAAGAGTATGATGGGGGATTCAATTGAGATTAAGAAGATCGATGTTGATGAAAGTATGGATGCTGCAGTAAAATACGGGATACAGGTTGTTCCAACTTTAATTATCGAAAAAGACGGAAAAGTTGAGCACCGTCTTGAAGGTGTCACTCCTGCTGATACACTTCAGAGTCTGATTCTTCCGCTTTTGGATTAA
- a CDS encoding RtcB family protein: MIEGIDRLNEVEWEVKPGFVPEMRVPGKFFLSDSLAETLEEGAIKQLANVATLPGILKYSYGMPDIHWGYGFPIGGVAAFEMETGIISPGGVGFDINCGVRLLTTPLKKSDLGKPKRLINELFHTVPTGVGTRSEKKLSADELEDMMCEGAKWAVNMGYGTPEDLNRCEEKGFMEAADTDFVSKKARLRGMPQCGTLGSGNHFLEIQEVSEIMDPEVADKFGVSKDQICVMIHCGSRGLGHQVCTDHLKDLESATKKYHINIPDAQLACAPIKSDEGKAYFGAMAASANYAWANRQMITHMVREIFEKVYKIDYSDMKLVYDVTHNVAKYETHVVNGQKTEVCVHRKGATRAFGPGCHDIPHELSDFGQPVIIPGSMGTSSYLLKGTQTAMEKTFGSTCHGSGRIFSRSKAKKSAQGAEIKDELEKKGIFVKATSNKVIAEESPEAYKPSSEVVSVVHKAGISLEVARLEPIGVIKG, translated from the coding sequence TTGATTGAAGGAATCGACAGGCTAAACGAAGTTGAGTGGGAAGTAAAACCGGGATTTGTTCCTGAAATGAGGGTGCCGGGAAAATTTTTTCTTTCCGATTCTCTCGCAGAAACACTTGAAGAAGGTGCAATAAAACAGCTTGCAAATGTCGCGACATTACCCGGAATCTTAAAATATTCATACGGTATGCCGGACATTCACTGGGGATACGGATTTCCGATTGGCGGTGTTGCCGCCTTTGAGATGGAGACAGGCATTATTTCACCCGGAGGGGTAGGATTTGATATAAACTGCGGTGTAAGGCTACTTACAACCCCTCTTAAAAAATCTGACCTTGGAAAACCAAAAAGACTAATCAATGAGCTTTTCCATACAGTGCCCACAGGTGTTGGAACCCGTTCTGAAAAGAAACTTTCAGCGGATGAATTAGAAGACATGATGTGTGAAGGCGCCAAATGGGCAGTTAACATGGGATATGGTACCCCCGAAGACCTAAACCGCTGCGAAGAAAAAGGGTTCATGGAAGCTGCTGACACTGATTTTGTAAGTAAAAAAGCAAGATTGAGGGGAATGCCGCAATGCGGGACTCTTGGTTCAGGAAACCATTTTCTCGAAATACAGGAAGTTTCAGAGATAATGGATCCTGAGGTTGCAGACAAATTCGGTGTATCAAAAGATCAGATCTGTGTAATGATTCACTGCGGATCAAGAGGACTGGGTCATCAGGTATGCACGGATCATTTAAAGGATCTCGAATCAGCAACCAAAAAATACCACATCAATATCCCTGATGCCCAGCTGGCATGTGCACCAATAAAAAGTGATGAAGGAAAAGCATATTTTGGAGCTATGGCCGCATCTGCAAATTACGCATGGGCAAACAGACAGATGATAACCCACATGGTAAGGGAAATTTTCGAGAAGGTTTATAAAATTGATTACAGCGACATGAAACTTGTATATGATGTAACGCACAATGTTGCAAAGTATGAGACACATGTCGTAAACGGGCAAAAAACAGAAGTATGTGTTCATCGAAAAGGCGCAACAAGGGCTTTCGGCCCGGGCTGCCACGACATTCCGCACGAACTCTCTGATTTTGGTCAGCCGGTAATTATTCCCGGAAGTATGGGCACTTCATCATATCTTCTCAAAGGCACACAAACTGCAATGGAAAAAACATTTGGAAGCACCTGCCACGGCTCCGGCAGGATATTTTCAAGATCAAAGGCAAAAAAGAGCGCACAGGGTGCGGAAATAAAAGATGAACTAGAAAAGAAGGGTATATTTGTTAAAGCAACAAGCAATAAAGTAATTGCTGAGGAATCACCTGAGGCATACAAACCAAGCAGCGAAGTTGTGAGTGTTGTTCACAAGGCAGGTATTTCCCTGGAAGTAGCCCGGCTTGAACCAATAGGAGTTATAAAAGGATGA
- a CDS encoding biotin--[acetyl-CoA-carboxylase] ligase, whose product MNKTAEKILKILEEKKSPVSGEEISNILGITRSAVWKQINELKNMGYEINSSRTEGYELIEKTTKLLPYEINRYLKTDFIGRDIRYFESTPSTTWVAKDLCSNEDPKNLNGTVLVAEEQTGGVGRLGRAWFSPKGGIWTTIIIKPNVPIDRLFFVTMAGSIAVARAIRRMFDIGALIKWPNDIYIGDSKVSGILLELSAEADQIHYCLLGIGIDANVKPEDLQGGMKTPVTSISVENGEDINRAEFFATVLREFERRYEMIEEGEFESIVHEWKSLSLTLEKRVRITTPRKSFEGEAIDLDEYGALIVKKDNGMIERVISGDCTPVQ is encoded by the coding sequence ATGAATAAAACTGCAGAAAAAATCTTAAAAATTCTCGAAGAAAAAAAATCCCCAGTATCAGGTGAAGAAATAAGCAATATCCTGGGGATAACCAGATCAGCAGTATGGAAGCAGATTAACGAGCTTAAAAATATGGGATATGAAATAAATTCTTCAAGAACCGAAGGTTACGAGCTAATCGAAAAAACTACAAAGCTTTTGCCCTATGAAATTAACAGATATCTAAAAACCGATTTTATCGGCCGTGATATTCGTTATTTTGAGAGTACGCCTTCCACGACATGGGTTGCAAAGGATTTATGTTCCAACGAAGATCCAAAAAATCTGAACGGTACAGTACTCGTTGCCGAGGAACAGACCGGAGGTGTGGGACGTCTGGGGCGTGCATGGTTCTCCCCAAAGGGTGGCATATGGACAACCATAATCATAAAGCCAAATGTTCCAATTGACAGACTTTTCTTTGTTACAATGGCAGGATCAATAGCTGTTGCAAGGGCAATCCGAAGAATGTTTGACATTGGAGCATTAATAAAATGGCCAAACGACATCTATATCGGCGACAGTAAAGTTTCAGGTATACTGTTGGAACTTTCAGCAGAAGCGGATCAGATTCATTATTGCCTTCTTGGAATAGGTATTGATGCAAATGTAAAGCCCGAGGATCTTCAGGGCGGAATGAAAACACCGGTAACTTCCATTAGTGTCGAAAACGGAGAGGATATTAACAGAGCAGAATTTTTTGCAACTGTCCTTCGTGAATTTGAAAGAAGATATGAGATGATTGAAGAGGGCGAGTTCGAATCAATTGTTCATGAATGGAAGAGTCTGTCACTTACTCTTGAAAAAAGAGTCCGGATTACAACCCCCAGAAAAAGTTTTGAGGGAGAGGCAATTGATCTTGATGAATACGGTGCTCTGATTGTGAAAAAGGACAACGGAATGATTGAAAGAGTAATCTCCGGAGACTGTACTCCGGTACAATAA
- a CDS encoding energy-coupling factor ABC transporter ATP-binding protein: protein MIEITGLKHKILSVNSLLIPEGYCCVTGENGSGKSTLLKLCSGIERPDAGKITIDNKNIRSINVGYVSEFPDRNIIFENVFNEIASPLRFSHYPSKEIETIVQNTSKTLGIANILNRRTTDLSGGEKTFVSLATALVMKPEILVLDETDSHLDFETNNELKNILCGISEISHIIHCTQDMNTAYESDYVLFLQKGNIEIYGKPDFVFEKLKNTCFYPHKRRLEEFA from the coding sequence ATGATTGAAATTACAGGTCTAAAACACAAAATTCTCTCAGTCAACAGCCTTTTAATCCCGGAGGGCTATTGCTGTGTAACCGGCGAAAACGGCAGTGGCAAAAGTACTCTCCTAAAGCTATGCTCCGGAATAGAACGTCCTGATGCAGGAAAAATCACAATAGATAATAAAAATATTCGCAGCATAAATGTTGGCTACGTTTCTGAATTTCCTGACAGAAATATTATTTTTGAAAATGTATTCAATGAGATCGCATCTCCCCTTAGATTCTCACACTATCCATCCAAAGAAATTGAAACAATTGTTCAAAATACCTCTAAGACTCTTGGAATTGCAAATATTCTAAACAGGCGGACAACTGATCTTTCCGGCGGAGAAAAAACATTTGTCTCACTGGCAACAGCCCTTGTAATGAAACCTGAAATTCTGGTATTGGATGAAACTGATTCACATCTGGATTTTGAGACAAACAATGAACTAAAAAATATTTTATGTGGAATTTCAGAGATATCCCACATAATACACTGCACCCAGGATATGAATACAGCTTATGAATCAGATTATGTATTATTCCTCCAAAAAGGAAATATTGAAATTTATGGTAAACCGGATTTTGTATTTGAAAAATTAAAAAATACCTGCTTTTATCCTCATAAAAGGAGGCTTGAAGAATTTGCCTGA
- a CDS encoding protein translocase subunit SecF, giving the protein MGKFTYDINKYEPKQMVALPLGLLIISIIFLAFNTFSTGMPVEPGIDFAGGVAVTVFTTDSQEDIKAFFSDYPLKSIGESVNDGYYLVFDYLEDDKFRDLTKKVLDKYPDAKVDQIGETFGKTLQSQAVWALLIAFILMAIVVFVAFKSFVPSAAVVISAFSDIVITAALMDVFGISLSLGTTAALLMLIGYSVDSDILLTTRLLKRKGNLDEKLRGAFRTGFIMTTTTITAVFAMFVVTAVGQVVIIRDISAVLLIGLFVDMMNTWMLNAGLLKWYLTRKGGYRNGR; this is encoded by the coding sequence ATGGGTAAATTTACCTATGATATTAACAAATATGAGCCAAAGCAGATGGTTGCTCTGCCTCTCGGGCTTTTAATAATCTCCATAATTTTTCTGGCTTTCAATACCTTTTCAACAGGGATGCCTGTTGAACCGGGAATTGATTTCGCCGGGGGAGTTGCGGTAACCGTCTTTACAACGGACTCTCAGGAAGATATTAAGGCATTTTTCTCAGATTATCCGCTAAAGAGCATTGGAGAAAGTGTAAATGATGGATACTACCTGGTATTTGATTATCTTGAAGATGATAAATTCAGGGATTTGACAAAAAAAGTTCTAGATAAGTACCCCGATGCCAAAGTGGATCAGATCGGTGAAACATTTGGAAAAACCCTTCAGTCCCAGGCTGTATGGGCATTGTTGATTGCTTTTATTTTAATGGCAATTGTGGTATTTGTCGCATTCAAAAGTTTTGTTCCTTCTGCTGCAGTAGTTATATCCGCATTTTCCGATATTGTAATTACAGCTGCATTAATGGATGTTTTTGGAATTTCACTTTCACTTGGAACAACCGCGGCACTTTTAATGCTTATTGGTTATTCGGTCGACAGTGACATACTTTTGACAACACGTCTTTTGAAACGTAAGGGAAATCTTGACGAGAAGCTGCGCGGTGCATTTCGTACCGGATTTATTATGACCACTACAACTATCACAGCTGTCTTTGCAATGTTTGTTGTAACAGCTGTTGGGCAGGTTGTAATAATCAGGGATATATCCGCTGTGCTTTTAATCGGTCTTTTTGTTGACATGATGAACACATGGATGCTTAATGCAGGGCTTTTAAAATGGTATCTGACAAGAAAGGGAGGATACAGAAATGGCAGATGA
- a CDS encoding ATP-binding cassette domain-containing protein — MPELSLNNISIKRGNFSLEANGIFKSGIHIVTGKIGSGKTTLSMILSGFLNPDSGTISTYGIEKKMLSMQFPEYHLTKTKIESEIKSWDLSPLEILKTAELQGRGNEDPMNLSRGELKRLHLACVLSKPFDLLLLDEPFSSLDVLWKKRFTKNLNYADKLIIIFTHEQAVLPKADYIWEISKGKLNFIGKVPDSLDKWKNAPEYLKFAHEKGASPENIRFEDTLEALCRMQE, encoded by the coding sequence TTGCCTGAACTCTCCCTTAACAATATATCAATCAAAAGAGGAAATTTCTCGCTTGAGGCTAATGGCATATTTAAAAGCGGAATTCATATTGTAACGGGCAAAATTGGTTCTGGAAAAACAACTCTTTCAATGATACTCTCCGGGTTTCTTAATCCGGACTCGGGGACAATATCAACTTATGGAATTGAAAAAAAAATGCTTTCAATGCAGTTTCCCGAATACCACCTCACCAAAACAAAAATTGAATCTGAAATAAAATCATGGGATCTTTCCCCTTTAGAAATTCTCAAAACCGCGGAGTTACAAGGCAGGGGAAATGAAGACCCGATGAACCTCTCAAGAGGAGAACTAAAGCGTCTTCATCTGGCCTGTGTCTTATCAAAACCCTTCGATCTTTTGCTTCTGGATGAACCTTTCAGCAGTCTGGATGTATTATGGAAAAAAAGATTCACTAAAAATCTGAATTATGCTGACAAACTGATAATTATTTTTACTCATGAACAGGCAGTTCTTCCAAAAGCTGATTACATATGGGAAATATCCAAAGGAAAATTAAATTTTATAGGTAAAGTTCCGGATTCACTGGATAAATGGAAGAATGCTCCGGAATACCTGAAATTTGCCCATGAAAAAG
- a CDS encoding endonuclease III domain-containing protein codes for MQDEEVCQKIELLINFLKNTYGYIDWWPGTPDEIIIGSILTQQTKWKNVENAILNLREQNISSLKDINNASFESIGEAIKCTGFYRLKTDRLKELSHFILSVYVSAENMKNIPTDVLRKELLSIKGVGPETADSILCYGLSKNSFVIDAYTEKICKCADILVKKSDLKSLFEKVLPESNMDYRTCHAWFVEYGKEYCTNKRCDECKIRNLR; via the coding sequence ATGCAGGACGAAGAAGTCTGTCAGAAAATTGAGCTTTTGATAAATTTCCTGAAAAATACTTATGGCTATATCGACTGGTGGCCAGGTACGCCCGATGAGATAATTATCGGTTCGATACTTACCCAGCAGACGAAATGGAAAAATGTCGAAAATGCTATTCTGAATTTAAGGGAACAGAATATCAGCTCTTTAAAAGATATTAATAATGCCTCTTTCGAGAGTATTGGTGAAGCAATAAAATGCACGGGTTTTTACAGACTTAAGACTGACAGGTTAAAGGAACTCTCACATTTTATACTCTCAGTGTATGTATCGGCAGAAAATATGAAGAATATCCCGACAGATGTTTTGAGAAAAGAGTTACTGTCAATAAAAGGTGTCGGGCCGGAAACAGCGGACAGTATTCTTTGTTATGGTCTTTCGAAGAATAGTTTTGTTATTGATGCATATACGGAAAAGATCTGTAAATGTGCAGATATTCTGGTTAAAAAAAGCGATTTGAAATCTCTGTTTGAGAAAGTTTTGCCGGAATCAAACATGGATTACAGGACGTGCCATGCATGGTTTGTTGAATACGGAAAAGAATACTGTACAAATAAAAGGTGTGATGAATGCAAAATAAGGAATTTGAGATAA
- a CDS encoding DUF2111 domain-containing protein, whose translation MSEHRIFADSDSCDLYPVAMAIHRIVRLPVTARTKNKKGVRIEEGHLIDNDYTGPVLEESIHINALLNTVPENGPYKGVPVIVAPIRDDNGEAIGSIGVVDFAGVFDLATLMEHQSVILKQVCGKDPCPLPTELTGSKR comes from the coding sequence ATGAGTGAACATAGGATATTTGCAGACTCTGATTCCTGCGATCTTTATCCTGTTGCTATGGCAATTCACAGGATTGTGAGGCTTCCTGTAACAGCAAGAACCAAAAACAAAAAAGGAGTACGAATTGAAGAAGGGCACCTGATCGATAATGACTATACAGGTCCTGTTTTAGAGGAATCAATCCACATAAATGCCCTTTTAAACACAGTACCTGAAAACGGCCCCTACAAAGGAGTACCTGTAATTGTTGCACCGATAAGAGATGATAATGGTGAGGCAATCGGCTCGATTGGTGTAGTTGATTTTGCAGGCGTTTTTGATCTTGCAACATTAATGGAACACCAGTCTGTAATATTAAAACAGGTGTGTGGAAAAGATCCATGTCCCCTTCCTACAGAGTTAACAGGCTCAAAAAGGTAA
- a CDS encoding biotin transporter BioY yields the protein MYGDENRTKIISQTALFIALISIGSYIQIPMFPVPITMQTLFVLLAGCIMKRYAIIPVLLYVILGTIGLPVFHQFTSGPGVLLGPTGGYLIGFVAAAAVVGVIYENDKKLTRIAGLFAGTAIIAIFGVLWLFVSTSMTFGQAFLIGVLPFIPGDIIKTAAAYIIGERINENK from the coding sequence ATGTACGGCGACGAAAATCGAACAAAAATAATATCACAAACAGCTCTGTTTATTGCTCTGATCTCTATTGGAAGCTATATACAAATACCAATGTTTCCTGTCCCTATAACAATGCAGACTCTTTTTGTTCTTCTTGCAGGATGCATAATGAAGAGATATGCAATAATTCCCGTTCTGCTTTATGTAATCCTCGGAACAATCGGCCTTCCTGTATTTCATCAGTTTACATCGGGTCCGGGTGTTCTTTTAGGACCTACGGGAGGTTATCTAATCGGATTTGTTGCAGCAGCGGCGGTTGTTGGTGTAATCTATGAAAATGATAAAAAATTAACAAGAATAGCAGGTCTTTTTGCAGGAACAGCAATAATTGCAATTTTTGGCGTCTTATGGCTTTTTGTATCCACTTCAATGACATTTGGACAGGCTTTTTTAATTGGTGTTCTCCCGTTCATACCCGGCGACATAATTAAGACAGCTGCTGCGTATATCATCGGAGAAAGAATTAACGAAAACAAATGA
- a CDS encoding archease codes for MNFLPFEELDHTADFLFRCKGNSIEELFSASASAMFSIMFEDRKNQNVIREFTVSADSYESLLLDFLSELLFISEVDGIVFSDVSVKLNDKSLFASAVGEYFDKSRHMGGSEIKGISRSGIVIKKNEGLYQVDIIFDV; via the coding sequence ATGAATTTTCTACCGTTTGAGGAACTTGACCACACTGCAGATTTTTTGTTCAGGTGCAAAGGAAACTCAATAGAAGAGCTGTTTTCAGCTTCGGCTTCTGCCATGTTTTCAATAATGTTTGAAGACCGCAAAAACCAAAACGTCATCAGGGAATTTACTGTTTCAGCCGATAGTTACGAAAGCCTTCTTCTTGATTTTTTATCAGAGCTTTTGTTTATATCAGAAGTGGATGGAATTGTTTTCTCCGACGTATCAGTAAAATTAAATGATAAGTCTCTTTTTGCCAGTGCTGTTGGTGAATATTTTGACAAATCGAGACATATGGGTGGATCGGAAATAAAGGGAATCTCCCGATCAGGGATAGTAATTAAAAAGAATGAAGGTCTTTATCAGGTAGATATCATATTTGATGTTTGA
- a CDS encoding SecDF P1 head subdomain-containing protein has translation MADEDSTISKILTDWRVIIMLFLVIFSIASIYLIPPNFDKGLEGNLQLGLDLEGGSWIQLSFQSEIVRYSSDMPQAQFVDQLSKKIDAEVIPVTADKIEIRKYYSEEDLQAIFDEFGAKIISYDQGVSKETAEDIKRILEDKVNTLGTQDARINTLSGLNEVTRYIRVELAGTDINTAQDLVSAQGKFEIRIQTEGNSTAHVLFGDAVTSVSTPTQNPPGSQNWGVGFTLSPEGADAFREASIKYDAVKNPQAHPLVMLLDGEVVYSAPLSESLAGKLVSGTVRDLSASTGSGPEALEEAKLLEIHLRAGALPVDVKIAGSGSVPAKLGDYFKIVCIIAAILALIAVAVTVYIRYKEPSIVLPMIMTNIAEIVILLGIARYIQQLDLASIAALVAVLGTGIDQLVVITDEVLHEGKVPSPNVYMKRFKRALIIITVAACTTIFAMLPLAVMDLSTLKGFALITIIGVLVGVLITRPAYGKIIMAILSKKPAR, from the coding sequence ATGGCAGATGAAGATAGTACAATAAGTAAAATTTTAACAGACTGGCGTGTAATCATCATGCTCTTTCTGGTAATATTCTCTATAGCAAGCATATATCTGATTCCGCCCAACTTTGACAAAGGTCTTGAAGGAAACCTCCAGTTAGGTCTTGATCTTGAAGGAGGATCATGGATTCAGTTATCATTCCAGTCAGAGATTGTCAGATATTCATCTGATATGCCGCAGGCCCAGTTTGTAGATCAGCTCAGCAAAAAAATTGATGCTGAGGTAATCCCGGTAACTGCTGATAAAATTGAAATAAGAAAATATTACTCTGAAGAGGATCTACAAGCCATATTTGATGAATTTGGCGCTAAAATAATTTCATATGATCAGGGTGTCTCAAAGGAGACTGCTGAAGATATTAAGAGAATTCTTGAAGATAAAGTCAACACACTTGGAACACAGGATGCAAGAATTAACACTTTAAGCGGCTTAAATGAGGTGACACGCTACATTCGTGTAGAACTTGCAGGAACTGATATTAATACCGCTCAGGACCTTGTAAGTGCCCAGGGTAAATTCGAGATCAGAATTCAGACAGAAGGTAATTCAACTGCTCATGTATTATTTGGTGATGCAGTAACAAGTGTTTCAACACCAACCCAGAACCCTCCGGGAAGTCAGAACTGGGGTGTAGGATTTACTCTGAGTCCTGAGGGAGCAGATGCATTCCGCGAGGCATCAATAAAATATGATGCTGTTAAAAATCCTCAGGCCCATCCTCTTGTGATGCTCCTTGACGGAGAAGTCGTTTACAGTGCACCTCTTTCTGAAAGTCTTGCAGGTAAACTGGTTTCAGGAACTGTTCGTGATTTGAGTGCTTCAACCGGAAGCGGACCAGAGGCTTTGGAAGAAGCAAAACTCCTTGAAATACATCTTCGTGCAGGTGCTCTGCCAGTGGATGTAAAAATAGCAGGTTCCGGATCGGTTCCGGCAAAGCTTGGAGATTACTTTAAGATTGTATGTATTATAGCAGCAATTCTTGCCCTTATTGCAGTGGCAGTTACTGTATACATACGTTACAAGGAACCATCCATTGTTCTGCCAATGATAATGACCAATATTGCCGAGATAGTAATTCTGCTTGGTATCGCAAGGTATATCCAACAGCTTGATCTGGCAAGTATTGCCGCTTTGGTTGCTGTATTGGGAACAGGTATTGATCAGCTTGTCGTAATAACCGATGAGGTGCTTCATGAAGGCAAAGTGCCGTCTCCGAATGTTTATATGAAGAGATTCAAGCGTGCACTGATTATCATCACAGTTGCGGCCTGCACTACAATATTTGCAATGCTTCCTCTTGCGGTAATGGATTTATCCACACTCAAAGGATTTGCATTAATCACAATCATTGGAGTACTGGTCGGTGTCTTAATCACACGTCCGGCATATGGAAAGATCATAATGGCGATTCTCTCAAAGAAACCCGCCAGGTGA